The region TTACAATCCATTATGAGGAGGGCTCCCGGCGACTCCCTACAGCTGGCGGTCATGTTAGCTTCGATagacccccccgaacaggcggcccaaccgaccagaggcggcgctagtgcagcggccgggacacacacccacatccggctccccacccgcaggcagccggaggtaacacggggaccggAACCGCCGCCCCCCCCTACCAAAGATTATTTTTCTCTATTTTTCACAGAAACCAAAAGTCGAGTGGTGTTTCACCTTGAGCTTCTTGCCGTCCAGGGTGGTGATGTCGGCCTCTTTGCCGATGGTGAAGGAGTTGGTGACAGACTTTCCGGGGGTCTTGGCCGTGACGACAAAGTCGTTGCCGTTCTGCTGGATCTCGGTGATGGGCTTGACATCCTTCGCTACCTTGATGATGTCCTCTGGGAGCGCTGGTGAACAAAGGAAGTGTTATCAGACGACGCTGACGGCAGCTGTTCTTTCTGCCCTCAGGTTACGAGACGTCGGTATTGTGTGTCTGCGACCCGGGGCCCTCACAAGAGTGTGTAATGTTCACACTGTACGTCACACACGACCGACAGGTTTCATACGCAAGGTTACAACGAACAAGCTGAAGTATGTGTTTGAATGCCCCGTCGCCCCCTCTGCAGCCTACTTACCCATGGCCCTGAGGAACTCTTCGTAGTTCTCCTGGGCGTACACCTGCCATGTGCCGCTGAAGTCCATGTCTTCTGTaagggggtggtgtgtgtgtgtgtgtgtgtgtgtgtgtggggtgtggggggggggtgggttccTCCTGTACCGTTACCAAGTCGGAGACTGAGACAGCAGTGCGAGGGAAGCTCAACACAGCGCGGAGGACGCCAGCACTCCCACGATCCCTCTTATACCTGGACGTGGAGGGGGCCCGGGACCCTGTCTAATGAGTAACCAAAGCCCCCTGTGGCAACCCCTCGTGTTTGAACAACCGAGAGTTCGGTTACTCCTCTTTGGCCCCACTACTCCACCCTGTTTCGTGCCGCGAGGCCTCCAGTAGAGCGGACCAGCCTGAGGGCAGCGGGCCTCGGTGTGGATCGGACCTCTCCGTACCACTTCACCAGCGGTTAGAGCACATGTTGCACCGCTGGCAAGATCATGTGTCTGCGTTGTCGCCACCCGCGGTGGCTGaagctgcacacacacagaaggcgGTGCCACACACGGCGGAGGAACGCGAGGCCGAAATACGCCCCGACAACGGCCCACAGCAGTGAACCGAACCCAACGTCAATCAGAGCCGCACACGGTTCACATCAGGGCTGGCCAGCGACTCTAGATGATCTTTTACCATCTTACGATGGCGCCGCACCAGGCCGGAGCTCAGACAGTCGTGTCGAGCTGCACAAGCTTTGCCGAACTAATCACAACAAGAATCAGCCTGAAACTTCTCACAAGTTCTGAAACATCTGAAGCAGCGTTATCTGAAAAGCAGTTCTGGGCTGATATGGTGTTCAGCACCACCAGACAGCTCAGTGTGAGGAACCCCGGCTGGGTTCTTGAACCCCAGCTGGGTATTTGAACCCCGGCTGGGTTCTTGAACATGGTGTTTTTGCATATGGAGGCAGAAACTGAGAGTTTTATATCGAAACTGTCTAAAGTTTAATATGATGATTATTATAATATTTTCCATGTCAGCTAGGACGAGTCCAAAACAGCCACTGAGCCACAGTGCAACATGCACTGAAGTATATTTAACACttgatctatatctatctatctatctatctatctatctatctatctatctatctatctatctatctatctatctatatatatatatatatatatatgtgtgtgtgtgtgtgtgtgtgtgtgtgtatatgtgtgtttatatatatatatatatatatatatatgtgtgtgtgtgtgtgtgtgtgtatatatatgtatatatctgtcTGCAGTGTGTCTTGTCTTCATGTAACGCTGATCCTAACCAGATCCACATTCTACATGCTTTACTGTCTGAGACCTACAGAGGTGACACTGTGGACTGTTTGCTTTCAGTGCAAAAGACATAATGTCTTCCTGCAAAACAAGACCAGCAAACCTTACTCAACTGTACGAACTGAAAAGTGCAAagtgcaaataataataataatgataataaaaacctcattctaaccctaggcccaaggaatgggcccggctATTATGTTGTatgatggcatgaagttaaaggaaatttgtataatgacgataataattataatggtaataataataacagtaataataataacaataattaataataataacaataataatgataataattaataaaaataatgatgatgatgataataataatattaataatgacaATACTGTGTACAGAATTTGAAAGGTAAAACTTTATTAGCATGTGAacacagaggaggcatgtgattcTGTAAACGCTCCACAGGTCAGTACTTGAGCTTTGTCCTGGTTTGGGGGTGACTACTGGGGCCTTTAGGAACAGTATACAGACTTCACTCTGTCCATCACTACAGGGCAGGTTTGTCCTGGTTTGGGGGTGACTACTGGGGCCTTTAGGAACAGTATACAGACTTCACTCTGTCCATCACTACAGGGCAGGTTTGTCCTGGTTTGGGGGTGACTACTGGGGCCTTTAGGAACAGTATACAGACTTCACTCTGTCCATCACTACATGGCAGGTTTGTCCTGGTTTGGGGGTGACTACTGGGGCCTTTAGGAACAGTATACAGACTTCACTCTGTCCATCACTACAGGGCAGGTTTGTCCTGGTTTGGGGGTGACTACTGGGGCCTTTAGGAACAGTATACAGACTTCACTCTGTCCATCACTACAGTGCAGGTTTGTCCTGGTTTGGGGGTGACTACTGGGGCCTTTAGGTACAGCAGCATACAGACTTCACTCTGTCCATCACTACAGTGCAGGTTTGTCCTGGTTTGGGGGTGACTACTGGGGCCTTTAGGTACAGTATACAGACTACACTCTGTCCATCACTACAGGGCAGGTTTGTCCTGGTTTGGGGGTGACTACTGGGGCCTTTAGGAACAGTATACAGACTTCACTCTGTCCATCACTACAGGGCAGGTTTGTCCTGGTTTGGGGGTGACTACTGGGGCCTTTAGGAACAGTATACAGACTACACTCTGTCCATCACTACAGGGCAGGTTTGTCCTGGTTTGGGGGTGACTACTGGGGCCTTTAGGTACAGCAGCATACAGACTTCACTCTGTCCATCACTAAAGGGCAGGTTTGACATGACACATCtcacaaaaacacattttttaatTCTAACTGGAAACTTGAACAATGCCAATTTGTGCCGTAACAAAGACTTTCTAACAACGGTTTAACTGGTGCTGATGTCACCTCATGACGCTGACCTTTAACCTCACAGTAAGTATGTCTTCCAGCAAGGACGGACCATCCACACACGGCTGTAAAGTGATATAACATCCTTCCAGGCAGCTTCACTGCACGACAGTTAAATGCACAAAGAGGGATTAGCAGAGTACAGGAACTATTAGTACTGTGTTGTGAGCCTTGTTG is a window of Lampris incognitus isolate fLamInc1 chromosome 9, fLamInc1.hap2, whole genome shotgun sequence DNA encoding:
- the fabp10a gene encoding fatty acid-binding protein 10-A, liver basic; its protein translation is MDFSGTWQVYAQENYEEFLRAMALPEDIIKVAKDVKPITEIQQNGNDFVVTAKTPGKSVTNSFTIGKEADITTLDGKKLKCTVNMEGGKLVCKTDKFHQIQEIKGGEMIETLTMGSVTLVRKSKKM